The following are encoded in a window of Flavobacterium psychrotrophum genomic DNA:
- a CDS encoding RagB/SusD family nutrient uptake outer membrane protein produces the protein MPSGGRDSSDGLDPWNTSKSGYYLRKFLREDLPIINPWAVAGVQNWIYIRYGEILLNYAEAQNEAAGPDASVYDAVNSIRERAGMPVLPSGLSQSDMRERIRHERRIELAFEEHRFYDVRRWKIAAQTENATAKGISINKNADGTFNYTVTTALQGKAFQEKHYWLPIPRSEILASNNVLEQNPGY, from the coding sequence ATTCCGTCCGGGGGAAGAGACAGTTCAGACGGACTTGACCCATGGAACACAAGTAAGAGTGGTTACTATTTAAGAAAGTTTCTTCGTGAAGATCTTCCTATCATCAACCCTTGGGCTGTGGCAGGTGTTCAGAACTGGATATATATCCGTTATGGTGAAATATTGCTAAACTATGCAGAGGCGCAAAATGAGGCTGCAGGTCCTGATGCTTCGGTTTATGATGCTGTAAACAGCATAAGGGAGAGAGCCGGTATGCCGGTACTTCCTTCAGGGCTGTCTCAAAGCGATATGCGCGAACGCATTCGCCACGAACGCAGGATAGAACTTGCATTTGAAGAGCACCGTTTTTATGATGTACGCCGCTGGAAAATTGCTGCACAAACAGAAAATGCTACAGCAAAAGGTATTAGCATCAATAAAAATGCTGATGGTACATTTAACTACACCGTTACTACAGCACTGCAAGGTAAAGCATTCCAGGAGAAACATTACTGGTTGCCTATACCAAGGTCTGAAATATTAGCATCTAACAATGTGCTAGAGCAAAATCCGGGTTACTAA
- a CDS encoding RagB/SusD family nutrient uptake outer membrane protein yields MKKANIIRFLALTVATGAVLTGCEKDFLDVNPTSVVSDAAILTDSTLFEAYVINRYMGVKLTNKEGDSNQPGFGRGFEYGMWSSLTDESIYNNDDDTWLIQQGALAPENTGIAGTFWARSYRSIREINYALANIQQVGMSADRTNRLIAELKFQRAFRYLDLVRNYGKVVLMGDRVFELGENYADPALFDRRPIEEVISYAAAQFDEAAAGLPASNSSQYGEGRATKGAALALKGRLLLYGASPLYTGGSSDAQKWAAAAAANKAVMDLGTYALFQGGYDKLFTNEQSNSEYIFARFYNLTGRHLALEIANGPNGYGGWGGNVPLQNLVDDYEMADGTSFSWNNPTQAAAPYENRDPRFYQTVLFNGAEYKDRSVETFRPGEETVQTDLTHGTQVRVVTI; encoded by the coding sequence ATGAAAAAAGCTAATATAATCAGGTTTTTAGCGCTAACAGTAGCTACCGGTGCGGTACTTACAGGTTGCGAAAAAGACTTTTTGGATGTAAATCCTACAAGTGTGGTATCTGATGCTGCAATACTTACCGACTCTACGCTTTTTGAAGCCTACGTTATTAACCGCTATATGGGGGTTAAACTTACCAATAAAGAGGGAGACTCTAATCAGCCGGGCTTTGGCCGTGGCTTTGAATACGGTATGTGGAGCTCGCTTACAGATGAATCTATTTATAATAATGATGACGATACCTGGCTGATACAGCAGGGTGCCCTTGCTCCTGAAAATACGGGTATTGCCGGAACTTTCTGGGCAAGAAGTTACCGTAGTATACGCGAAATTAACTATGCTCTTGCAAATATTCAGCAGGTAGGTATGAGCGCAGATCGCACTAACCGCCTTATTGCTGAGCTTAAATTTCAGAGGGCATTTCGTTACCTTGATCTTGTAAGGAACTACGGTAAGGTAGTGCTTATGGGTGACAGGGTTTTCGAACTCGGTGAAAATTATGCAGACCCAGCTCTTTTCGACCGCAGGCCTATAGAAGAGGTTATCTCTTATGCTGCTGCACAGTTTGACGAAGCTGCTGCCGGCCTTCCGGCATCAAACAGCAGCCAGTATGGAGAAGGACGTGCCACAAAAGGTGCAGCACTTGCCCTTAAAGGCAGGCTGTTATTATACGGTGCTAGCCCACTATACACAGGAGGTTCATCTGATGCTCAGAAATGGGCCGCTGCTGCTGCTGCAAATAAAGCCGTTATGGATTTAGGCACATATGCCCTGTTTCAGGGAGGTTATGATAAACTATTTACAAACGAGCAGAGCAATTCAGAATACATCTTTGCACGTTTTTACAATCTTACTGGGCGCCACCTTGCGCTCGAAATTGCTAACGGCCCTAATGGCTATGGCGGATGGGGCGGAAACGTGCCATTGCAAAACCTTGTAGATGATTATGAAATGGCCGATGGTACATCATTTAGCTGGAATAACCCTACACAGGCAGCTGCGCCTTATGAAAATCGTGATCCTCGTTTTTACCAGACCGTACTTTTTAATGGTGCTGAATATAAAGACAGAAGTGTAGAAACATTCCGTCCGGGGGAAGAGACAGTTCAGACGGACTTGACCCATGGAACACAAGTAAGAGTGGTTACTATTTAA
- a CDS encoding SusC/RagA family TonB-linked outer membrane protein, with protein sequence MNRITFLKPRLIVQSRFILALCIGLSGGLAYANTPDATASYFFQSRVTGKVVSGSDQMPVPGVTVMLKGTSNSAVTDMDGNFTIEASAPDAVLVFSSIGFKNQEVAVGGKTTINITLQEDNKELEEVVVVGYGVKKKATVTGSISEIDGKSIAKSPAVNVSNGFAGRVSGVIASNRGGEPGYDDSAITIRGISTMNSNDVLVVVDGVPGQIGGLSRLNAQEIETITVLKDASAAIYGSRAANGVILVTTKKGKRGSKMSVSYNFDQGFSSPTRLPDMADAATYAQIQNEIAYYNNNSVGLNNVYSDNDIQQFRDGSDPLGHPNTDWAKVALRKTSLQSQHNLNVQGGSENTNYFFSIGKVSQEGLYRNSATDYNQYNVRTNIDTNINDRLKIGVSLSGRKEDRVFPVTGGGEIFRTIYRAFPTVPAYYPNGLPSLGIERSNPAVLATGLGGTNENPTYVFNGILRGSYQFGFLEGLSVDGFYSADVSQSSSKSFATPYNLYDYNEATGNYDAYVVGGGANQKGALTEEQTNQSQTVSNIKLNFKRKFGVHNIDAFVGYEQSELNWHRFGASRINFPTTETPELSQGGASATDRDNWGSTTNYTRQSYISRIAYDFDEKYLLDLQMRVDGSSYFPSGSRYGFFPSVSAGYRLTKEDWFVNNVSFFDDLKIRASWGQLGNDSTEAFQYFNNYAFNNRYVTGNVLNSGIDLIKLANPGITWERATKMDFGINTRFLKNFTAEVVYFTQDRSKILIARNASIPGSTGIVNPNGSDPLVPKENIGEMKSYGIEATLGYSHQGDFSWGVSGNFTFAKSKVVYNDEAPGTLDYQRLTGNPWGTYLLYDAVGIYKTQEQINGTPHLSTAQPGDLIFRDVNGDGEITADDMVRTKYGNIPQMTFGLTADASYKNFDISVVFSGQTQVSQYVLPESGTVGNFYSSWADNRWSPTNINGTYPRVSERSGTAISGGGRRNNFWLNDASFVRLKNVQLGYTLPSDILNSYGISSFRIYASAFNLFTLTKVKDYDPEGNNESGQFYPQQKIINLGFNVQF encoded by the coding sequence ATGAACAGAATTACATTTTTAAAGCCCAGGCTTATAGTACAAAGCAGGTTTATACTGGCATTGTGTATAGGTTTATCAGGAGGGCTTGCGTATGCTAATACGCCCGATGCAACGGCATCATATTTTTTCCAGTCGAGGGTAACAGGTAAGGTAGTATCTGGTTCAGACCAAATGCCGGTACCCGGCGTTACCGTTATGCTAAAAGGTACCAGTAATTCGGCTGTTACCGATATGGATGGAAACTTTACAATAGAAGCTTCTGCACCAGATGCTGTTTTAGTATTCAGCAGTATTGGCTTTAAAAACCAGGAAGTGGCAGTTGGCGGAAAGACAACAATAAACATAACACTTCAGGAAGATAACAAAGAACTGGAAGAAGTAGTTGTTGTAGGTTATGGTGTTAAAAAGAAAGCTACCGTAACAGGTTCAATCTCTGAGATTGACGGTAAAAGTATTGCCAAAAGTCCTGCAGTAAACGTATCTAATGGTTTTGCAGGGCGTGTAAGTGGTGTAATAGCCAGTAACCGTGGTGGAGAACCGGGTTATGATGATTCAGCTATAACCATTCGTGGTATATCTACCATGAACAGTAATGACGTACTTGTAGTTGTAGATGGTGTGCCGGGACAAATAGGCGGCCTTAGCAGGCTTAATGCCCAGGAGATAGAAACCATAACGGTACTTAAAGATGCCTCTGCAGCTATTTACGGTAGCCGTGCGGCAAATGGTGTAATATTAGTTACTACTAAAAAAGGTAAGCGCGGCAGCAAAATGTCGGTAAGCTATAATTTTGACCAGGGCTTCTCTTCGCCAACAAGGTTGCCGGATATGGCAGATGCGGCTACCTATGCTCAAATACAAAATGAAATAGCCTATTATAACAATAACTCAGTAGGTTTAAATAACGTATACAGCGATAATGATATACAGCAGTTTCGAGATGGGTCAGATCCGCTGGGACATCCTAATACTGACTGGGCTAAGGTTGCGTTAAGAAAAACGTCTCTTCAAAGCCAGCACAACCTTAATGTGCAGGGAGGTAGTGAAAATACAAACTATTTTTTCTCTATTGGTAAAGTATCTCAGGAAGGTTTGTACAGAAACAGCGCTACAGATTATAATCAGTATAACGTAAGGACTAACATTGATACAAATATTAATGACCGCCTTAAGATAGGAGTTTCATTATCAGGACGTAAAGAAGACAGGGTATTTCCTGTAACGGGTGGAGGCGAAATTTTCCGTACCATCTATAGGGCTTTCCCTACAGTACCTGCCTATTATCCTAACGGTTTACCATCTTTAGGTATTGAGAGGAGCAACCCTGCTGTACTTGCTACAGGATTGGGTGGTACTAATGAGAATCCTACTTATGTGTTTAATGGTATCCTTCGTGGTAGCTATCAGTTTGGTTTCCTTGAAGGGTTATCAGTTGATGGTTTTTACTCGGCAGATGTAAGCCAGAGCAGTTCTAAAAGTTTTGCTACACCTTATAACCTTTACGATTATAACGAGGCTACTGGTAATTATGATGCTTATGTAGTAGGTGGCGGTGCTAACCAAAAAGGTGCGCTTACAGAAGAACAGACTAACCAGTCTCAAACGGTATCAAACATCAAGCTAAACTTTAAGCGTAAGTTTGGCGTTCATAACATTGATGCATTTGTAGGGTATGAGCAAAGCGAACTAAACTGGCACAGGTTTGGTGCTTCGCGTATCAACTTCCCAACTACAGAAACACCAGAACTATCTCAGGGTGGAGCATCAGCTACAGACAGGGATAACTGGGGTTCTACTACAAACTATACAAGGCAAAGTTACATAAGCCGCATCGCTTATGATTTTGATGAAAAATACCTTCTTGACCTTCAAATGAGAGTAGATGGTTCATCATATTTCCCGTCAGGTAGCAGGTATGGCTTCTTCCCATCGGTTTCAGCGGGTTACCGCCTTACTAAAGAAGACTGGTTTGTAAACAACGTTTCTTTCTTTGACGATCTTAAAATACGTGCCTCATGGGGGCAGCTGGGTAATGATAGTACTGAGGCATTCCAGTATTTTAATAATTATGCGTTTAATAACAGATATGTTACAGGAAATGTACTTAATTCTGGTATTGACCTTATTAAACTTGCTAACCCGGGCATTACCTGGGAGAGGGCTACAAAAATGGACTTTGGTATCAATACCCGTTTCCTGAAAAATTTTACTGCGGAAGTTGTTTACTTTACACAGGACAGGAGCAAGATACTTATAGCACGTAACGCATCTATACCGGGTTCTACAGGTATTGTTAACCCAAATGGTTCTGACCCGTTAGTACCTAAAGAAAATATAGGGGAAATGAAAAGTTACGGTATAGAAGCTACACTTGGCTACAGCCATCAGGGCGATTTTAGCTGGGGTGTATCGGGTAACTTTACATTTGCAAAAAGTAAAGTGGTTTACAATGATGAAGCACCGGGAACTTTAGATTATCAAAGGCTTACAGGTAACCCATGGGGGACGTATCTGCTTTATGATGCCGTAGGCATTTATAAAACTCAGGAACAAATTAATGGCACACCACATCTTTCTACAGCACAGCCTGGCGACCTTATTTTTAGGGATGTTAATGGTGACGGAGAAATTACTGCCGATGATATGGTGCGTACTAAGTATGGTAACATACCCCAAATGACATTTGGCCTTACAGCAGATGCCAGCTATAAAAACTTTGATATATCTGTAGTATTTTCAGGACAAACACAAGTAAGCCAGTATGTATTGCCGGAGAGTGGTACAGTAGGCAATTTTTACAGCAGCTGGGCAGATAACCGCTGGAGCCCTACAAATATTAACGGTACATATCCTCGTGTAAGCGAAAGGTCTGGTACAGCAATAAGTGGTGGAGGCAGGCGTAACAATTTCTGGTTAAACGATGCATCATTCGTAAGGCTTAAAAACGTACAGTTGGGTTATACACTTCCATCTGATATACTTAACTCATATGGCATTTCAAGTTTCAGGATATATGCCAGTGCGTTTAACCTGTTTACACTTACTAAGGTAAAAGATTACGACCCGGAAGGTAATAATGAAAGCGGGCAGTTCTATCCGCAGCAAAAAATTATCAACCTTGGTTTTAATGTTCAATTCTAA
- a CDS encoding glycoside hydrolase family 2 TIM barrel-domain containing protein has protein sequence MEMKNVIACLLLTATQFVAAQKNEWENPQAVDRNKEQPHATFIMYDKQEDAVKANPEASAYYKTLNGQWKFSLVKKPADRPQDFYAPGFNDSAWKELPVPSNWEMQGYDIPIYTNIVYPFPKNPPFIAPDYNPVGSYRKTFTVPENWTGKEVILHFGSISGYARVFMNGKEVGMTKASKTPAEFDITSFLKKGNNLLAVQVFRFHDGSYLEDQDFWRLSGIERDVYLQALPAVSVKDYEVRASLDDSYNNGVLSATVDLKKYNVINAKGAGNFIFSLTDNLGKEVFTATKKLTENTTKLEFATTLKNVQKWSNETPNLYRYTMKWEGQKGETQVISGKTGFRRVEIKNAQLLVNGQKIMVHGVNLHEHHPVKGHAPDREMMRKDVALMKQNNINAIRMSHYPHDPYIYELCDEYGMYVVDEANIETHDMGAELQNAFDKSKHPAYLPEWAPAHIDRIKRMYETDKNHPSIIIWSMGNECGNGPVFFEAYEWLKKRDTSRPVQFEQAGENTDTDIVCPMYPEINSMKKYAASSVTRPYIMCEYAHAMGNSTGNFQEYWDIIATSPHMQGGFIWDWVDQGIKAVDANGKEYWAYGGDLGGANLQHDENGCADGLVTADRVGDPGLVEVKKVYQDITFSYKDGKVVVKNNYHYTSLADFNFKWELLRNGKVSQSGNLTANTQPGKETAIALTLDTADDAEYYLNVYAVTKAEKNLVPANTELAREQFKIKGNYFEKSVKAEGKFSYKKKGNTLTFEGNGITGSFNLATGTISSYKKSGAAETLSAFPIPYFWRAPTDNDFGNEMPKKLGIWKDANKNPKVESVTIGKKTDAGLPVEVKYTLGGVNAPYTVTYLIQNDCSIKVTAAINRTGKNLPEMPRFGMRMELPGSYDNLQYYGRGPWENYADRNTAAFVGTYSDKVSSQFTWEYIRPQESGYKTDARWIQLTNTAGAGLSISGAQPLSFSAMNVSTESLDPGLTKNGRHINDVKPEDKVYLHIDLAQRGVGGDTSWGALPHAQYMLTADTYTYTYTINLIQ, from the coding sequence ATGGAAATGAAGAACGTTATTGCCTGTTTATTACTAACCGCTACACAGTTTGTGGCTGCCCAAAAAAATGAATGGGAGAACCCGCAAGCGGTAGACCGTAATAAAGAACAGCCACATGCTACTTTTATAATGTATGATAAACAGGAAGATGCTGTAAAGGCGAATCCGGAGGCTTCGGCATATTATAAAACACTTAACGGGCAGTGGAAGTTTAGCCTGGTAAAAAAGCCGGCAGACAGGCCACAGGACTTTTATGCACCCGGTTTTAATGATAGCGCGTGGAAAGAATTACCTGTGCCTTCTAACTGGGAAATGCAGGGTTACGACATTCCTATTTATACCAATATTGTATACCCGTTCCCTAAAAATCCGCCTTTCATAGCGCCGGATTATAACCCTGTAGGCAGCTATCGCAAAACCTTTACCGTGCCTGAGAACTGGACGGGTAAAGAGGTTATCCTGCATTTTGGTTCGATATCGGGATATGCACGTGTGTTTATGAACGGCAAAGAGGTAGGTATGACCAAGGCAAGTAAAACGCCTGCCGAATTTGATATAACAAGTTTCCTTAAAAAAGGTAATAACCTGCTTGCAGTACAGGTATTCCGTTTTCATGATGGCAGCTACCTTGAAGACCAGGATTTCTGGCGTCTTAGCGGTATAGAACGCGATGTGTATTTGCAGGCGCTTCCGGCAGTTTCTGTAAAAGATTATGAAGTAAGGGCAAGCCTGGATGACAGCTATAATAATGGTGTTTTATCTGCTACGGTAGACCTTAAAAAATATAACGTTATTAATGCTAAGGGAGCCGGTAACTTTATCTTTAGCCTTACAGATAATTTAGGTAAAGAAGTTTTTACTGCTACTAAAAAACTTACTGAAAATACAACAAAACTTGAGTTTGCCACTACGCTTAAAAACGTACAAAAATGGAGTAACGAAACGCCAAACCTGTATCGCTACACCATGAAGTGGGAAGGGCAGAAAGGAGAAACACAGGTTATTTCAGGCAAAACAGGTTTCCGCAGGGTAGAGATCAAAAATGCCCAGCTACTTGTAAACGGACAGAAAATTATGGTACACGGCGTTAACCTGCACGAGCACCACCCGGTAAAAGGCCATGCCCCTGATAGAGAAATGATGCGCAAAGATGTAGCGCTTATGAAGCAAAACAACATCAATGCCATACGTATGAGTCACTATCCGCACGACCCTTACATATATGAATTGTGTGATGAATATGGTATGTATGTTGTAGACGAGGCTAATATAGAAACCCATGATATGGGCGCTGAGCTTCAAAATGCATTTGATAAGAGTAAACACCCGGCTTACTTGCCAGAGTGGGCTCCTGCTCATATAGATCGTATAAAGCGTATGTATGAAACCGATAAGAATCACCCGTCAATAATTATCTGGTCTATGGGTAATGAATGTGGTAATGGCCCTGTGTTTTTTGAAGCTTATGAATGGCTTAAAAAACGCGATACAAGCAGGCCGGTGCAGTTTGAACAAGCTGGTGAAAATACAGATACCGATATTGTTTGCCCTATGTATCCGGAAATAAACAGCATGAAAAAGTATGCTGCGTCAAGTGTTACAAGGCCATACATTATGTGCGAATATGCACACGCTATGGGTAACAGTACCGGTAATTTTCAGGAATATTGGGATATTATAGCAACAAGCCCGCACATGCAGGGAGGCTTTATATGGGACTGGGTAGATCAGGGCATTAAAGCGGTAGATGCTAACGGTAAAGAATACTGGGCTTATGGCGGCGACCTTGGCGGGGCTAACCTACAGCATGATGAGAACGGCTGTGCAGATGGCCTTGTAACAGCAGACAGGGTAGGCGATCCAGGCCTTGTAGAAGTTAAAAAAGTGTACCAGGACATTACGTTTAGCTATAAGGATGGCAAAGTAGTGGTTAAGAATAACTACCACTATACCAGCCTTGCCGACTTCAATTTTAAATGGGAGCTTTTAAGAAATGGTAAAGTAAGCCAGTCTGGTAATCTTACCGCAAACACACAGCCTGGTAAAGAAACAGCAATAGCGCTTACACTTGATACTGCTGACGATGCAGAGTACTATCTTAACGTATATGCTGTTACAAAAGCAGAGAAAAACCTTGTACCTGCAAATACAGAACTTGCCCGCGAACAGTTTAAAATAAAAGGCAATTACTTTGAGAAGTCGGTTAAGGCAGAAGGTAAATTCAGCTATAAGAAAAAAGGCAATACACTAACTTTTGAAGGCAATGGCATTACCGGAAGTTTTAACCTGGCTACAGGTACGATTTCAAGCTATAAAAAGTCGGGCGCTGCCGAAACGCTTAGTGCGTTCCCTATACCATATTTTTGGCGTGCCCCAACAGATAACGATTTTGGTAATGAAATGCCTAAAAAATTAGGTATCTGGAAAGATGCTAACAAAAACCCAAAAGTAGAAAGTGTAACGATTGGTAAAAAAACAGATGCAGGGTTACCTGTAGAAGTAAAATATACCCTTGGAGGTGTAAATGCACCCTACACTGTTACCTATTTAATACAGAATGATTGCAGCATTAAGGTTACCGCAGCCATAAACCGCACAGGTAAAAACCTGCCTGAAATGCCACGCTTTGGTATGCGTATGGAGTTACCCGGCTCTTATGATAACTTGCAATATTACGGTCGTGGCCCATGGGAGAATTATGCCGACAGAAATACCGCAGCCTTTGTAGGCACATATTCAGACAAGGTATCAAGTCAGTTTACATGGGAGTACATTCGTCCGCAGGAGTCTGGATATAAAACGGATGCCCGCTGGATACAACTTACAAACACGGCGGGAGCAGGGCTTTCAATTTCAGGAGCACAGCCATTAAGTTTTAGCGCCATGAATGTATCTACAGAAAGCCTGGATCCGGGACTTACAAAAAATGGCAGACACATTAATGATGTAAAACCCGAAGATAAAGTGTACCTGCACATAGACCTTGCACAACGTGGGGTAGGAGGCGATACCAGCTGGGGTGCATTGCCACACGCTCAGTACATGCTTACTGCCGATACATATACTTACACATACACAATAAATTTAATTCAATAA